The following nucleotide sequence is from Mesobacillus jeotgali.
AGTCATTATAAAAAAGGGAAATCTGATCGCAGGCGTCGGTATCATTGTGCTGCTCTTGGCTGTGATTGGAACAATCTATATTGAGCGGAGCAAGCATGTTCTTCCACCTTCATATGGATTTGATTATGGCAATGGCTTCTCGAGTGTTGACCTTGAACCATACTATGTGACGAACCCAAATAATAAATTACCAAAGCTGGAAGGCCCGGCAAGTTTTAGTGTGGAAACTCAAAGTGAAATGCCAATTTTGGATGGAGCAGAGGCAGCTTATCCAGTATATGCGGCCTTCGCAAACGCGACATATAAAGAGATAAGAAGTAACAACACGCTTCCGACTGGTGAAGAGGTCGTTAGTTTTACGAATACGCTCTATGCCTTTGAGAGACTTGTATCAGGTGAAGTAGATATATTTTTCGGTGCCCAGCCCTCGGCTTCGCAACAAAGCCTGGCAGAGAGTAAGGGGAAGGAGCTCGTCCTCACTCCAATTGGGAAGGAAGCATTTGTGTTTTTCGTAAATGAAAAAAATCCAGTTGACAACCTGAATTCAGAGGAAATTAAATCGATTTACTCAGGTAAAATAAACAATTGGAGTGAAGTGGGTGGAAAGGAAAACAGGATTATGGCTTTCCAGCGGCCGGCAGACTCTGGCAGCCAGACGATCATGGAAAAATTCATGGGTGACACCCCGTTGATGCCCGCTTTGAAAGAAGAAGTGGCGGGAATGGGCGATTTGATGGAGGAGGTTGCCAGCTACCGTAACTACAATAACTCCCTTGGTTACTCATTCCGCTTTTTCACAACTGGCATGAATCCGAATGCAAAAATCAAGCTGGTTTCACTGGATGGAGTTGAACCATCACCAGAAAATATCGAGTCAGGTAAATATCCATTTGTCGTCAACCTGTATGCAATTACAGTAAAGGATAACCGGAAAAAATCGGTGCAACCGATGCTGGAATGGATGCAGGGACCCGAGGGGCAGAAGCTGATTGAGGAGGTTGGTTATATTCCTTTGAAAGGGGAAGCTGCTAATTAGAAAATGGCTAGCTGAAAAGGATGTCAAAAGATGAAAATAGTAGAATCAGCGCACTGCAAAACTATTTTTAGGCTGCTTCGTTCCAGAGTATTACCCGAACACAATATCGTTTTTATCAATGGAAAAGGATGGTTCCGATTCGGAAACCATCCCTTTTTGTATTCTCTATTCGCCATCAAGCATTCTGAAGACTCCGCCAAGGACGCTGCCTTCACCTTTGTTCTGGCCTCCAGCTTGTGGAGCCGCGGCGAAAACTCTGCTGGCAAGGCGGCTGAATGGAAGTGATTGAATCCAAACAGTACCTGGTCCTCTGAGTGTTGCAAAGAAAAGCCCTTCTCCGCCAAATAGTGCAGTTTTAATTCCTTTTACCATTTCGATGTCGTAATTCACATTGCTCGTCATTGCAACAAGGCAGCCGGTGTCGACTTTAATGACTTCTCCTGGCTGAAGCTCTCTCTTATGTATCGTTCCGCCCGCATGGACAAATGCCATTCCGTCTCCTTCAAGCTTCTGCATGATGAAGCCTTCTCCGCCGAAAAAACCTGCTCCAAGCTTCCTTTGGAATTCAACCCCGACAGAAACTCCTTTAGCCGCAGCAAGGAAAGCGTCTTTTTGGCAAATGATCTTGCCGCCATTCTGGCTTAGATTCATCGGAATGATTTTACCAGGGTAGGGTGACGCGAATGATACATGCTTCTTATCGTGGCCAATGTTCGTGAATGTTGTCATGAAAAGGCTCTCGCCCGTCAACAACCGCTTTCCTGCACCAAACAGTTTGCCAACCAAGCCGCCGCCACTACCGGAGCCATCGCCAAAAATCGTCTCCATTTCAATTTGCTGGTCCATCATCATCAGACTGCCAGCCTCAGCTACAACCGTTTCATTCGGATCCAGTTCAACCTCTACAAACTGCATGTCATCGCCATAAATCTTATAATCAATTTCATGGTTTCTCAATGCTTTTCCCTCCAGAAAAATCTACTTTACATGTTCATTGTACAACTTTGCGTAGGAAGTTGCAGAATTTTTAAAAGGACAGCATTCTTCGGGCATCATGAAAGATTTTGGGTTTTAGAACCTCAATTATTTCATTTTAAAGGTACGCATTTGTTTTCCTGCTTCTGCCCTTGATTAAAGGCTGAAACAGTTAAGATTTTTGGCATTAGAATATGTTCAGTTTCATTTAGAAAATCCTCAACACCCAAAAATAGGCTTTTGCATATGTGACAATGCCCACTTCGTCTACATAAATTGTTAAAGAGTATCCTTATTAATTGGTGTCTTATCCTTATATACAGAAATATTTGCATATTGCTCACTTGGTTTCTTGCTTAGTTGGAGCCCTGTCAATTTTTCGAGGAGGTAAACAAATGATGAATAATTTTCAAAATGAACTGCAAATGCTGAATGTTGGTGATTTCCAGGCAACTCAGCCGGTTAGCTGGGATCAAAACCAGTACCATTCAGGGGATGAACGTATTTTTTTAGGACTGGGTGGCTTTGGCGGTTGTTTCGGTTTTTCTTGCTTCTTTAGCTGCTTTGGGTGCGGCGGGTGTTTCCGCTGCGGTGGATGTGGCGGCTGTGGAAGATGTGCTCATTGCGGCGGGTGCGGACGCTGTGGCGGTTGTGGCCGCTGCCATCGTGGTTAAGTTAATTAATCCAGAATTCAGCCCCTGCGGTAATTCTTTGCAGGGGCTTTTCTTATTTCATTCCGAGACATAAGGGACAAATTGCGCTACATACGATGATAATGACAGTCAATGAAGCAGAGTAAAGGCTTTAATGCCTGAGGAGGAGTGAGATGGTGAAGTTGGAACCTTCTATGATATTGAAGGTGAAAAGAGATACGTTTTATCTCGCAGAACCGAACCGGGGAGTTTATTTAAGGAATAATTCATGTTCATTCCGTCTTGAAGGGAATGGTATTGACCAATGGGTTGAAAAGCTTTTGCCAATGTTTAACGGGGAGTATTCGCTGGGAAAATTGACGGATGGCCTGCCTGAACCATACAGGGAGCGTGTTTATCAAATTGCTGAGGCTCTTTTTGAGAATGGTTTTGTCCGGGACGTGAGCCAGGATGAACCGCATCAATTATCTGAGCAAGTCCTGAAAAAATTCGCTTCGCAAATAGAGTTTGTCGATAATTTGGCTGGTTCAGGTGCATCAAGGTTCCAGTCATTCCGCAAGGCAAAGGTACTGGCCATCGGCTCTGGTCCCATGTTGAATTCACTCGTATCGACTTTGCTTGAATCCGGTCT
It contains:
- a CDS encoding substrate-binding domain-containing protein, yielding MKKDAGFLIIYLIFMPLFLSLLGIAVLAIENYGPPIMVLTISILALIIGYRFGKRPRAASFYGRYLPVFAPLLLTVLLAAIGMIISKGFFGHQVWGIFVFALFPFLPNSFISALMGEFILTFAVPFSYYLFFLIGFFASERKTQKKVIIKKGNLIAGVGIIVLLLAVIGTIYIERSKHVLPPSYGFDYGNGFSSVDLEPYYVTNPNNKLPKLEGPASFSVETQSEMPILDGAEAAYPVYAAFANATYKEIRSNNTLPTGEEVVSFTNTLYAFERLVSGEVDIFFGAQPSASQQSLAESKGKELVLTPIGKEAFVFFVNEKNPVDNLNSEEIKSIYSGKINNWSEVGGKENRIMAFQRPADSGSQTIMEKFMGDTPLMPALKEEVAGMGDLMEEVASYRNYNNSLGYSFRFFTTGMNPNAKIKLVSLDGVEPSPENIESGKYPFVVNLYAITVKDNRKKSVQPMLEWMQGPEGQKLIEEVGYIPLKGEAAN
- a CDS encoding heterocycloanthracin/sonorensin family bacteriocin encodes the protein MLNVGDFQATQPVSWDQNQYHSGDERIFLGLGGFGGCFGFSCFFSCFGCGGCFRCGGCGGCGRCAHCGGCGRCGGCGRCHRG
- a CDS encoding TIGR00266 family protein; its protein translation is MRNHEIDYKIYGDDMQFVEVELDPNETVVAEAGSLMMMDQQIEMETIFGDGSGSGGGLVGKLFGAGKRLLTGESLFMTTFTNIGHDKKHVSFASPYPGKIIPMNLSQNGGKIICQKDAFLAAAKGVSVGVEFQRKLGAGFFGGEGFIMQKLEGDGMAFVHAGGTIHKRELQPGEVIKVDTGCLVAMTSNVNYDIEMVKGIKTALFGGEGLFFATLRGPGTVWIQSLPFSRLASRVFAAAPQAGGQNKGEGSVLGGVFRMLDGE